A genomic stretch from Coffea arabica cultivar ET-39 chromosome 10c, Coffea Arabica ET-39 HiFi, whole genome shotgun sequence includes:
- the LOC113713784 gene encoding putative F-box/FBD/LRR-repeat protein At5g22670 isoform X1 has translation MRVVESYRGALDSLISAALLCQLQELEISVDNRSSYRERLSPEGIFTCKTLTSLRLVWRRVDFKVPSPVCLPNVKLLCLIGPMFQLGDHDDSLQRLIQGCPLLQELELHCALGDLDQIFAEDACMQIEIRDISSPFLKKVVLHLDGGLDTKVVVESNNLESLEYHFVGAEYKISINAPNLKYLGCGGDINGVSFIQDLNSLVSAKIGSLLEIPNSEIFYNLVNQVKSVESLTLIQPKVLTVDISNYVMPTFSNLISLEFILLNYHAVESWKLMPILIKSAPHLEKLVFGRKMFRAERVEKEFELLFPEFMPKYSIEHLKEIEFTKFDEKRYEFKLVEYLLQNGKALKKMVLRGSLQPSSYDRIMSYMRCSEDCQIVVEERGSEEIWWMLTVDL, from the exons ATGAGGGTTGTGGAAAGCTATCGTGGGGCACTCGATTCACTGATATCTGCTGCACTTTTGTGTCAACTTCAAGAACTCGAAATTTCTGTGGACAACCGGAGTAGTTATAGGGAACGATTATCACCGGAGGGAATATTCACCTGCAAAACACTGACTTCCTTGAGACTAGTGTGGCGCCGTGTGGATTTCAAAGTCCCCAGTCCAGTTTGTTTGCCTAATGTTAAGCTCTTGTGCTTGATAGGACCGATGTTTCAATTAGGAGATCATGATGATTCCCTGCAGAGGCTTATCCAGGGTTGTCCTTTGCTTCAAGAACTAGAGCTGCATTGTGCACTGGGGGATTTGGATCAAATTTTTGCTGAGGATGCATGTATGCAAATTGAAATTCGTGATATTTCTAGTCCTTTCCTGAAGAAAGTAGTGCTGCATTTAGATGGAGGTCTGGATACTAAGGTTGTAGTGGAGTCGAACAATCTTGAGAGTTTGGAATACCATTTCGTAGGTGCGGAGTATAAGATAAGCATAAATGCTCCAAATCTTAAATACCTTGGTTGTGGAGGCGACATAAATGGAGTAAGCTTTATTCAAGACCTGAATTCTCTTGTTAGTGCCAAAATTGGCTCCCTCCTTGAAATCCCTAATTCTGAGATTTTTTACAATCTTGTCAACCAGGTGAAAAGTGTGGAATCACTTACTCTAATACAGCCCAAGGTTCTAACG GTCGATATTTCCAATTATGTGATGCCAACTTTCAGCAATTTGATCAGCCTGGAGTTCATTCTCCTCAATTACCATGCTGTTGAATCCTGGAAACTCATGCCAATCTTAATTAAAAGTGCCCCTCACCTCGAAAAGCTAGTCTTCGGTCGAAAGATGTTTCGCGCTGAGCGTGTGGAAAAAGAATTTGAGCTTCTATTTCCAGAATTCATGCCGAAATACTCCATTGAACATCTCAAGGAAATAGAATTCACAAAATTTGACGAGAAGCGCTATGAATTCAAGCTAGTTGAGTATCTTTTGCAAAATGGAAAAGCTTTGAAGAAGATGGTGCTACGTGGATCTTTGCAACCCTCTAGCTATGATAGAATAATGTCATACATGAGATGCTCAGAGGATTGTCAAATTGTGGTAGAAGAACGTGGTTCAGAGGAAATCTGGTGGATGCTAACAGTTGACTTATAA
- the LOC113713784 gene encoding putative F-box/FBD/LRR-repeat protein At5g22670 isoform X2 → MRVVESYRGALDSLISAALLCQLQELEISVDNRSSYRERLSPEGIFTCKTLTSLRLVWRRVDFKVPSPVCLPNVKLLCLIGPMFQLGDHDDSLQRLIQGCPLLQELELHCALGDLDQIFAEDACMQIEIRDISSPFLKKVVLHLDGGLDTKVVVESNNLESLEYHFVGAEYKISINAPNLKYLGCGGDINGVKSVESLTLIQPKVLTVDISNYVMPTFSNLISLEFILLNYHAVESWKLMPILIKSAPHLEKLVFGRKMFRAERVEKEFELLFPEFMPKYSIEHLKEIEFTKFDEKRYEFKLVEYLLQNGKALKKMVLRGSLQPSSYDRIMSYMRCSEDCQIVVEERGSEEIWWMLTVDL, encoded by the exons ATGAGGGTTGTGGAAAGCTATCGTGGGGCACTCGATTCACTGATATCTGCTGCACTTTTGTGTCAACTTCAAGAACTCGAAATTTCTGTGGACAACCGGAGTAGTTATAGGGAACGATTATCACCGGAGGGAATATTCACCTGCAAAACACTGACTTCCTTGAGACTAGTGTGGCGCCGTGTGGATTTCAAAGTCCCCAGTCCAGTTTGTTTGCCTAATGTTAAGCTCTTGTGCTTGATAGGACCGATGTTTCAATTAGGAGATCATGATGATTCCCTGCAGAGGCTTATCCAGGGTTGTCCTTTGCTTCAAGAACTAGAGCTGCATTGTGCACTGGGGGATTTGGATCAAATTTTTGCTGAGGATGCATGTATGCAAATTGAAATTCGTGATATTTCTAGTCCTTTCCTGAAGAAAGTAGTGCTGCATTTAGATGGAGGTCTGGATACTAAGGTTGTAGTGGAGTCGAACAATCTTGAGAGTTTGGAATACCATTTCGTAGGTGCGGAGTATAAGATAAGCATAAATGCTCCAAATCTTAAATACCTTGGTTGTGGAGGCGACATAAATGGA GTGAAAAGTGTGGAATCACTTACTCTAATACAGCCCAAGGTTCTAACG GTCGATATTTCCAATTATGTGATGCCAACTTTCAGCAATTTGATCAGCCTGGAGTTCATTCTCCTCAATTACCATGCTGTTGAATCCTGGAAACTCATGCCAATCTTAATTAAAAGTGCCCCTCACCTCGAAAAGCTAGTCTTCGGTCGAAAGATGTTTCGCGCTGAGCGTGTGGAAAAAGAATTTGAGCTTCTATTTCCAGAATTCATGCCGAAATACTCCATTGAACATCTCAAGGAAATAGAATTCACAAAATTTGACGAGAAGCGCTATGAATTCAAGCTAGTTGAGTATCTTTTGCAAAATGGAAAAGCTTTGAAGAAGATGGTGCTACGTGGATCTTTGCAACCCTCTAGCTATGATAGAATAATGTCATACATGAGATGCTCAGAGGATTGTCAAATTGTGGTAGAAGAACGTGGTTCAGAGGAAATCTGGTGGATGCTAACAGTTGACTTATAA
- the LOC113713784 gene encoding putative F-box/FBD/LRR-repeat protein At5g22670 isoform X3, protein MFQLGDHDDSLQRLIQGCPLLQELELHCALGDLDQIFAEDACMQIEIRDISSPFLKKVVLHLDGGLDTKVVVESNNLESLEYHFVGAEYKISINAPNLKYLGCGGDINGVSFIQDLNSLVSAKIGSLLEIPNSEIFYNLVNQVKSVESLTLIQPKVLTVDISNYVMPTFSNLISLEFILLNYHAVESWKLMPILIKSAPHLEKLVFGRKMFRAERVEKEFELLFPEFMPKYSIEHLKEIEFTKFDEKRYEFKLVEYLLQNGKALKKMVLRGSLQPSSYDRIMSYMRCSEDCQIVVEERGSEEIWWMLTVDL, encoded by the exons ATGTTTCAATTAGGAGATCATGATGATTCCCTGCAGAGGCTTATCCAGGGTTGTCCTTTGCTTCAAGAACTAGAGCTGCATTGTGCACTGGGGGATTTGGATCAAATTTTTGCTGAGGATGCATGTATGCAAATTGAAATTCGTGATATTTCTAGTCCTTTCCTGAAGAAAGTAGTGCTGCATTTAGATGGAGGTCTGGATACTAAGGTTGTAGTGGAGTCGAACAATCTTGAGAGTTTGGAATACCATTTCGTAGGTGCGGAGTATAAGATAAGCATAAATGCTCCAAATCTTAAATACCTTGGTTGTGGAGGCGACATAAATGGAGTAAGCTTTATTCAAGACCTGAATTCTCTTGTTAGTGCCAAAATTGGCTCCCTCCTTGAAATCCCTAATTCTGAGATTTTTTACAATCTTGTCAACCAGGTGAAAAGTGTGGAATCACTTACTCTAATACAGCCCAAGGTTCTAACG GTCGATATTTCCAATTATGTGATGCCAACTTTCAGCAATTTGATCAGCCTGGAGTTCATTCTCCTCAATTACCATGCTGTTGAATCCTGGAAACTCATGCCAATCTTAATTAAAAGTGCCCCTCACCTCGAAAAGCTAGTCTTCGGTCGAAAGATGTTTCGCGCTGAGCGTGTGGAAAAAGAATTTGAGCTTCTATTTCCAGAATTCATGCCGAAATACTCCATTGAACATCTCAAGGAAATAGAATTCACAAAATTTGACGAGAAGCGCTATGAATTCAAGCTAGTTGAGTATCTTTTGCAAAATGGAAAAGCTTTGAAGAAGATGGTGCTACGTGGATCTTTGCAACCCTCTAGCTATGATAGAATAATGTCATACATGAGATGCTCAGAGGATTGTCAAATTGTGGTAGAAGAACGTGGTTCAGAGGAAATCTGGTGGATGCTAACAGTTGACTTATAA